The Lynx canadensis isolate LIC74 chromosome D2, mLynCan4.pri.v2, whole genome shotgun sequence DNA segment CCTTTTACCCCATATGGGCAGGACACCTAACTCAGGCAGCAAGGAAGTTCTTTTTAAAGTCTGACTAATATCCCTCCTGCTGCATCCTGAGCAAGTGGTCAAGGGTTGGGTCTCCTGGGTCCGAGACTCAGAACCCCTTAGGGTTTGAGGCAGTGTTTCCAAGATCTCTTTTCCATAAGTTGATGGTCTCCTGGATTTAGGGGGCGGGTCCGGTCTACACCCATACGGTGTGCTTGGCGCGGCCGCGTGCTCGTGGGGGCGGGAGCGCGTGTGGCATGTAACAGGTCATGTGGCAACCTCCTAGGGACACGCGTGGGGTCTGGAGCGGGACACGCGTGTGCAACTGGGTCCGGTGTGTGGCTCAGGGGGCGGTGGAGGAAAGGGACGGGGACAGGATTAGGGTGGGGCACGTGAAGGTCTGGCGAACTGAACCGGGGGTTCCATATATCCTCCCCCTCGTCAGGGGCGGGTCTCAGGTTGGCGGGAGAGCCCAGTGGGGACCTAGCGTTGAGAAGGGGGGCCAGCCTCCGGGGCTCAGGGCCCCgggagagggcgggggggggtgggtggggggattaTCTCTGCCTGAGCCGCGCgtaggggggagggggagggagtgagagGCAGGCGGGCCTGGAGCAAGCGGGAGCAAGCGGGAGCCGCGCTGCCTTCACAGCTGAGCTGGGCCCAGCCTCTTCCCTGCCTTTCCTCGGCCCCAGCTCCAGGCGAGCAGCGGTGAGTACTGAGGCAGCTCCAGTCGGAGCTGCACTGGGGATGCCCTGGGCCCCCACTGAGCTTCAGAAACCTGCCTGGCAGGGTTGCTGCTCCTgacctctgcccctaccctgcatTGCCACCAGAGGCCCCTTTACCCCCTTTAAAATCTATCATTCCcttgagagggaggagggagaggggtctGGTGGTCTGGTGCAGCCTTCCCACCCAGAGACAGGTGactggtgggggttgggggagagggtgtGTGTACCTGCTGAAGTATGTGTGTGAGCATGCACCTGTATTTGTGTGTAACTGTGACCATAGGTTTCTGTGAGTGTCTGATAtgcctgtgtctgtgtgcatTGGAGAATGAGGGGCCTGGGTGTATATTTGGGTATCTCTTTGTGTGTTCTTGTTTGATGCcagtgtgtgtgtaaaataagcATGTGCCTTTACTTACACGCATATTTGTTATGACTGTGAGACTGTATGAGGGTGTGTCTTTGAGCAATGTTGTGTGTGTGCCTGGGTCTGTGTGCACTGGAGAGTGTTGCCTTTGAATGTGTTTAACTGTGTATACTGATAttgtctccgtgtgtgtgtgtgtgtggtgtgtgtgtgtgtggtgtgtgtatgagCTGTGTGTACCTGTATGgagaaaaagaatgtctctttCCCATTTGGCATGTATATATTGGGAGTAGGGGCCTCAGTTCAGGCCTTCTCCTACCCTTCACCTATGTCTTTCAACCCCTCATGGTCCCTATAATAACACCACCCCccgccatcttcctgcctttccttctaGGAGGCCTGGGTTCTCTCTCACTGAGTAAGGGGCCTCCATAGAGAGGACTTTGGGGGACCCGTGGATTTATGATGATTATGAATGGCTGACATTCCTGGTCCAGAGTGTGGGGTACcagccttccccagcccccattcGAAGTAGCTCCAAAATGCACAGGGATTCTGAACTTACTCAACTTCTGAAAtagcttcctttctcctcccagggTGATGCTCAGGGCCcccagaagaaggaaaggagccaGGGGCCTATTAGGGGTATAATTCTTTTCTCCTCAGGCCTCCATGGAAGGTAGCCAAATAGGAGGCCTGATCACCTCCAGGGGTGGGGTCAATGATGCTATATTCCAAGGGTGGGCTAGGCCCCCTGGCACTCAGATGGCCTATCCAGCTTTCCCCTCCCTATCTGTGCTCTCCTGCCCATCCACCTCCCCTGCAGCTCACcccctgcttcccttcctctcttgcaGGCCTGTCCGAAGAGCATGCTGCCCCCTCACTCCCCGCCTGACCTTGCCATCCCTGCCCCCCCAGCCTGACCCCCGGCCCCCAGCATGGCCCAAGGGTGCCATGCGCTTCTGCTCCGAGGGCGACTGTGCCATCTCCCCACCACGATGCCCGCGCCGCTGGCTCCCCGAAGGCCCAGTGCCACAAAGCCCCCCAGCCAGCATGTATGGCAGTACAGGCTCCCTGCTACGGCGGGTGGCAGGGCCAGGTCCCCGAGGCCGGGAACTGGGACGTGTGACAGCACCCTGTACACCCCTGCGTGGTCCCCCCTCACCCCGTGTTCCTCCTTCACCCTGGTCACCCTCTTCACCCACTGGGCAGCCCCCACCGGGGGCCCGGAGCTCTGTGGTCATATTCCGCTTTGTGGAGAAGGCCAGTGTGAGGCCATTAAATGGGCTACCTGCTCCCGGAGGCTTGAGTCGGAGCTGGGACCTGGGTGGGGTCTCTCCTCCCAGGCCCACTCCAGCCCTTGGGCCTGGCTCCAACCGGAAGTTGCGGCTAGAGGCATCCACATCAGACCCACTCCCAGCCAGAGGAGGCTCAGCTCTGCCTGGTAGCCAGGGCCTTATACATGGGCCACCAGCCCAACCTCAGGTTGGGGCAGATGGCCTTTACTCCTCTCTCCCCAATGGGCTGGGGGGACCTTCTGAGCACCTGGCCAAGCTATTCCCAGGACCTGCTGACAACTGGACTCCTGAACCAGGTATGCGACCTCCCTTGGCTCCCTGGAACTCTAGAGCCCCAGAAAAGGGGCAAGGCTTGGCCCTTTGGCAGTTCCTGGGCCTGTCAGCTCTTCACTCTAAGTTCTTTGATCTGTCCTAAATCTGTCTCTTTCTTGCCCTCTGTGTTTGCCCCTGTGTCTTGGCACCTCTATTATCTGtccttgtgtgtttttctttctgtctttctgtcccatGTTCTTGTGTCTTTGTATGTGTGGCTTTATCCTCTGGATGCCTGTGTCTATATCTCCCTTCTTGGCTTAGGGGGGACACCTGGTCTCCCCCCGGGAAGTTTCCTCTCATGCCCAGAGAATTGCTCGAGCCAAATGGGAATTCTTCTATGGCTCCCTGGACCCCCCAAGCTCAGGTAAGGTCCTGGACTGAGACAAGGGGAATAGGGCAGGGTCTTCTCCCCAGCAGCTGAGGCATGGTAGGGGGCCTTCCTTTAAACCTCCCTCAGTCCttcctggggtcatgagttggCTAATGCCTCTCCAGGCCTCAAACTTTCCATCTGTCTTATGATGGAGGGTTGGGGCGTCATAGCTGGGTTGGGCACCTAGAGGAAGCTAGATAGAAAGGAGGGCATGACAGGATATCAAGGGTCATTCTGCGGAGCAGAAGAAAGAAGCTGGTCTCCCACAGGCCCTCAAAGTTATTTGACAAGAACTTGATTTGAAACGAGCTCCACTGGCACAAGGAACAAGCTGGGTTCATAGCAGGAGGAATGGTGGCTAGACAGTGAAGGAACTTCCTGCCAATATGAGGCAGCGGGGAAGAGCTCCTTCCTAGAACAGAATCAGGACAGGGGAGCTGACCAGGATATCTGCTGACCGGGATGCCTATGCATACTGCAGGTGCTAAGCCCCTGGAGCAGGCCCCCCCCATCTCCACCTGGGGTGGGCTCAGGGCAGGGCTCTGGGGTGGCTGTGGGGCGAGCAGCCAAGTACTCCGAGACGGACCTGGACACGGTGCCCCTGAGGTGCTACCGCGAGACCGACATCGATGAGGTGCTGGCTGAGCGGGAAGAGGCTGACTCGGCCATCGAGAGTCAGCCCAGCTCTGAGGGCCCACCTGGCACTGCCCGCCCACCTGCTCCACGTGCCAGCCCATGCCTTGGCCCTTGTCCCAGCCTGGGCAGTGGCGATGAGGACGAGGATGAGGCAGGTGGGGGAAGAGGATGTGGGACGACGAGGTGTTTGAGGCCTCAGAGGGGGCCCGGTGAGTGCGGAAGTGGGAGAGGACAGTGGCTGGCCCCTTTGAGCTGgcccagaggcagagctgggggaagAGGGGCTGGACTAGAGATGAGGGCTGGACCGGGGAGGGTCAGGACCAAGCTAGTGGTTGCCGACGGGGCGATGCACTGGAGACCGGACAGAGGCCCGAAGCCTGGCAGAATGCTGGGGACGTGGAGGGTGTTGGCAAGAGCCCATAGGGCAGGGAGTAGCCAGGACAGGGGAGGAAAGGGGTTCTAGTAAAGAAcaggaggcagagtgagaggcCAGGGTTCAGAGTCAAGCCTGGGGGCACATGGAGCATCAATCTGGATCCTGGCTTCTGGCAGGAGAGTGGGGAGCGTGGGGCTTTCTTCTCCGTCTCACACCCCCACCGCAGCCTTGGAGCCTCATCTTCTCCTAAGATGTTGCCGGAAATAGAAACGGGATGCAGGAGGGGAGAGGatcagggaggaggagaaagggagattagcagggaggaagagaggagaggggattGGGTTACTGGGGACGGGTAATGCTGGGTTCCTCAGGGGCACTGAATAGCTTGGTGAACCTGTGGTGGGGACTCCCTACCCAGATTCCTTAGAGGGCTGGGGACCTGTGAGAAGGAGAGGATAATCCCCTCCACAGAGTGGTATGAGAATTCACTGAAATGCTACCTAAGAACTGTCTTCTGGGCCCCTGATCAGagactctccctgcccctgcaggCCAGGCACCCGGATGCCTCACCTGGGCCTCTCAAGTCGCCCCTGCCCTTTCTGCCTGGGACCAGCCCTCGGCTGACGGGCCTGACTCTTTCAGTTGTGTGTTTGAAGCCATCTTGGAGTCACACCGGGCCAAGGGCACCTCCTACACCAGCCTCGCCTCCCTGGAGGCCCTGGCCTCACCTGGCCCAACCCAGAGCCCCTTCTTCACCTTTGAGCTGCCTCTCCAACCCCCTGCTCCCCGGCCTGACCCACCTGCTCCCGCCCCACTTGCACCTCTTGAGCCAGATTCTGGTACCAGCTCTGCTGCTGATGGGCCTTGGacacagagaggggaggaagaagaggcagaggctggagccaagcaggccccagggaaGGAGCCCCCTAGTCCCTGCCACTCGGAGGACAGCTTTGGGCTGGGGGCGGCACCTCTGGGCAGGTGAGTGATTCCTTTGATTCCTCAGACTTGA contains these protein-coding regions:
- the PSD gene encoding LOW QUALITY PROTEIN: PH and SEC7 domain-containing protein 1 (The sequence of the model RefSeq protein was modified relative to this genomic sequence to represent the inferred CDS: inserted 2 bases in 2 codons; deleted 4 bases in 3 codons; substituted 1 base at 1 genomic stop codon) — translated: MKDAEGYCCRRELHPNRAALSLPLFAPLRLRSATNLALSPSAPRGARAPPSPRGEGEGVRGRRAWSKREQAGAALPSQLSWAQPLPCLSSAPAPGEQRPVRRACCPLTPRLTLPSLPPQPDPRPPAWPKGAMRFCSEGDCAISPPRCPRRWLPEGPVPQSPPASMYGSTGSLLRRVAGPGPRGRELGRVTAPCTPLRGPPSPRVPPSPWSPSSPTGQPPPGARSSVVIFRFVEKASVRPLNGLPAPGGLSRSWDLGGVSPPRPTPALGPGSNRKLRLEASTSDPLPARGGSALPGSQGLIHGPPAQPQVGADGLYSSLPNGLGGPSEHLAKLFPGPADNWTPEPGGHLVSPREVSSHAQRIARAKWEFFYGSLDPPSSGAKPLEQAPPSPPGVGSGQGSGVAVGRAAKYSETDLDTVPLRCYRETDIDEVLAEREEADSAIESQPSSEGPPGTARPPAPRASPCLGPCPSLGSGDEDEDEAGGGRGCDDEVFEASEGARPGTRMPHXGPLKSPLPFLPGTXPSADGPDSFSCVFEAILESHRAKGTSYTSLASLEALASPGPTQSPFFTFELPLQPPAPRPDPPAPAPLAPLEPDSGTSSAADGPWTQRGEEEEAEAGAKQAPGKEPPSPCHSEDSFGLGAAPLGSEPPLSQLVSDSDSELDSTERLALGSTDTLSNGQKSRPGGCTAPSXRLYRLDGFRKADVARHLGKNNDFSKLVAGEYLKFFVFTGMTLDQALRVFLKELALMGETQERERVLAHFSQRYFQCNPGALSSEDGAHTLTCALMLLNTDLHGHNIGKRMTCGDFIGNLEGLNEGGDFPRELLKALYSSIKNEKLQWAIDEEELRRSLSELADPNPKVIKRVSGGSGSGSSPFLDLTPEPGAAVYKHGALVRKVHADPDCRKTPRGKRGWKSFHGILKGMILYLQKEEYQPGKALSEAELKNAISIHHALATRASDYSKRPHVFYLRTADWRVFLFQAPSLEQMQSWITRINVVAAMFSAPPFPAAVSSQRKFSRPLLPSAATRLSQEEQVRTHEAKLKAMASELREHRAAQLGRKARGKEAEEQRQKEAYLEFEKSRYGTYAALLRVKLKAGSEELDAVEAALAQAGSTEDGLLPPHSSPSLQPNPASQPRAQCHGSEPRGGAISGRWKL